In one Drosophila albomicans strain 15112-1751.03 chromosome X, ASM965048v2, whole genome shotgun sequence genomic region, the following are encoded:
- the LOC117577981 gene encoding uncharacterized protein LOC117577981 isoform X4, with the protein MFWLDVTSSKSNNCQQCNLDSVQFAHCDNMLHNNANWLPPQQQQPQQQPTPQQLQQQQLQQQQATLHHSLPANQQQLPPPLQQQQQQQQQQQQPQQQQLYASQMFQQPQQPPPQTTQRYWPPEDYQQVDYNDYYIQQQQQQQQPQQQPLQQPLLYASPEQQYYQPVQQVEQQQPQQLPPDVFDNNNSSNVKNDGWDDWGDWNDNANNNNSNISNNISSSNINTTNNNINNNSAVEDAFSVQAAPSSWHAFGQNQQTTNTNNNNSANTEALELPPLLSPATEAEPELLNAIVPPRAFQNQPPAAAVATVTPPTVPIAAATPAPYAVPPAASTALPPAALDNSAAGNPFKRAGGLSKRVNILEAAPPATVAAVPPLPAPAATPVAAPAPIAASASILAPASVAAPASILAPAPIAVAAPASAPFAAPASIAAPTPLAAPVPAPIAAPVSAAPLATPAAFAAPLAATSQAAPLSAAAAFAAPLQAPIPAPIAAPLQAPIPAPIPVSIPAPIAAAIPAPTPLPDHNQELPPYENQEVLLSAPNDERAQYLQTSHLSEQPEDLNEANWEADGLLPPPGLSRLVLGQPELVERQRLVTGTEQPNALQLMRQADGEDTSEGEQQPTTQQQLQQQQQQQLPPARRVVTGVETTLNSSSSNNNSVVPEQREVVLDGENLEDQPVLLPVAVQPTAADAVVEQQTELQHEQPEITLQQQHQQQQQHQQQQQQLSTSMTQQLGRGKPRPGASLDLESEDESDDWMFNDRIEQSLPSRRQPDERSLRNMRSGRRHNNSNNGGGNNYEGETEDSVRAANANVHNDGGNKSLRDSKRRSRDAEQQQRQQQRHEPSERSARSERERERERERERERERERERERNLWRREEKHERRPRYSNNSNSNYDGDSDAADVQAQSAAAAASDGGGGGGGGDRGGRNSKASRPRRSAAPDDDYDDYAEQQPRGGSHYQSLSRREKSSQHEKLRSRRSHEGGSDAGRGREGGRRHHHGHGAWDARDYEEYRGKSSRNSDLEKERINGGGGGGSSSGKRGQRGNYNDQYGNAASAYDPYMMYDQLSRNPQVYVDMYAKIYGQMINSMAALSNAAVTKTSPHQLVAAPGAAPASSLPLGVDAVLAQGNAGNEAALLRERERYTHAYITQANEFHRRRQEQLKLYQQQQQQHQGNNNYTDLLNATLGEDSASLYDGSDTHSNRRLLLGIASARSLSNLNSEADAAGGSGAPAGYTRYYAGSECGVDIRAAVGATGGETTTTIQTTAVARPPRRRTPLLYNRPHLVASYSMSLLLRVRPKYAGRGRLRNDVEVSAPRIKDATSSLLRAYPGPLQGRKLHKDKIISFCKEQIRLGPARACTVLYATQKKPLGSVEKYRASHALMWHLLILLLRQNGVIADTDVGDLLLENQREYPYAPDAETETDSNETRADANELLNDSDGEPTAANLPAATPAAVDAEPDAEDAAGNSISEQAATEQFRSYVLRGNVEEALQWATDHNLWTHAFFLALYEDRYALTDVAQKFLNRAIKANDPLQTLYQMKSCHTPACVTQLRDEHWGDWRSHLSILVTNKSRQPEYDRSSVIALGDTLFQRGDIYAAHFCYLVAQEEFGRYDSAATELTTLTGNVPRLILLGASHYKPFNEFASNEAIIMTEIYEYARSLYDQKFSIANFQHYKFLLATRILDYGQHFRCTNYLEQIAKHIELKPESYDSDFIQRVCGLAERLRYHDPILINRVSFASPPNATGQATPQTTAPEEKEWLRQLRSLADQQQPQQVQHHETLHEQQQQQQNDIDQQFVDLNKQMRELNMQYEEQQQQLQPSYEQQQPPQQQQQLPPQPDYYETQSQEPTALHNDAYAPPPTMYYNADAAAAPPPQQQPQPIQPATQQQQPQQPLYDPTQQPAAVYGHVEPASEAYGEQQASSAYGGAGYDYWPSNVQQQQQQPYGGDEQLAESNELISDNINNSSNNHDSNDAENNAEIEQQQQHTNLSNHNSNHNNSNNNNIDNNRFKHNALTLPAAGNKEKSKLVARKLQFAATNESTTATTTTTTAVAAAAVAAATPPTTTTTPQKAFNLNDQQMRPTISMPKSKSYDDDDGAGASNQGATGPGGATKGASAAGNATNKQQQQQEQSGAAGLPGGQGNQNAGWFGGLWNKFSLKPKNQMILPDDKNPTIVWDKERKCWTNTAEGNTEEAESFKPPPKMSDMGMGMGMGMPNTLGTIPTPLATPQLLPQQSQPQQQQPQEMPNANLYDNSQVDYDYNNYTEQVYATSTPAPTSAPVSAPAPVPTVPMSAPTPAAAAAAAAAGGPQPKLQSNMFKIQRNRTLKNSYVDVFNPSGAPMTAAPQTVLAPLMAPVAVPQGGFFVPGAVPQQPQ; encoded by the exons ATGTTTTGGCTGGATGTAACATCATCAAAATCCAACAATTGCCAACAATGTAATTTAGACAGTGTGCAG TTTGCCCACTGTGACAACATGTTGCACAATAATGCCAACTGGCTGccaccgcagcagcaacagccgcagcagcagccaacaccgcagcaactacaacaacaacaattacagcagcagcaggcaacttTACATCACTCTTTACCCGCTAATCAACAGCAATTGCCGCCGccgttgcaacaacaacaacaacaacaacaacagcagcagcagccacagcagcagcaactttatGCGAGTCAAATGTTTCAGCAACCTCAGCAACCACCGCCACAGACAACTCAGCGATATTGGCCGCCAGAGGATTATCAGCAGGTCGACTACAATGACTATTacatacagcaacaacagcagcagcagcaaccacaacagcagccactgcAACAACCTTTGCTGTATGCATCGCCTGAGCAGCAATATTATCAACCTGTGCAGCaagtggagcagcagcagccacagcaattgCCGCCGGATGTGtttgataacaacaacagcagcaacgtgAAGAACGATGGCTGGGATGATTGGGGCGATTGGAAtgacaacgccaacaacaacaacagcaacattagcaacaatatcagcagcagcaacattaacactaccaacaacaacatcaacaacaacagcgctgTGGAGGATGCATTTAGTGTGCAGGCTGCGCCAAGCAGTTGGCATGCTTTTGGTCAAAATCAGCAAACgacaaacaccaacaacaacaacagtgccAACACTGAAGCACTAGAGTTGCCGCCGTTGCTGTCGCCAGCCACAGAAGCAGAGCCGGAGCTGTTAAATGCCATTGTGCCGCCGCGCGCCTTTCAAAATCAaccgccagcagcagcagtggcaactgTGACGCCACCAACAGTGCCAATTGCTGCAGCAACACCTGCTCCATATGCTGTACCACCAGCTGCATCGACTGCTTTACCTCCAGCTGCATTGGACAACTCAGCAGCTGGCAATCCCTTCAAGCGTGCTGGCGGATTGAGCAAACGTGTGAACATACTCGAAGCCGCACCaccagcaacagttgcagctgttCCTCCACTGCCAGctccagcagcaacaccagtGGCAGCGCCTGCTCCAATCGCAGCATCAGCTTCAATTCTGGCACCAGCTTCAGTTGCAGCTCCAGCCTCAATTCTAGCGCCAGCTCCAATCGCAGTTgcagctccagcttcagctccatTTGCAGCTCCAGCTTCAATTGCAGCTCCAACGCCACTTGCAGCTCCGGTTCCAGCTCCAATCGCAGCTCCAGTCTCAGCTGCTCCACTTGCAACACCTGCTGCCTTTGCTGCACCACTTGCAGCCACAAGTCAAGCAGCTCCACtttcagcagctgctgcgttTGCAGCCCCACTTCAAGCACCAATTCCTGCTCCAATTGCAGCTCCACTTCAAGCACCAATTCCTGCTCCAATTCCTGTTTCAATTCCTGCTCcaattgcagctgcaattcCTGCTCCAACTCCTCTGCCGGATCACAATCAGGAGCTGCCGCCGTATGAGAACCAGGAAGTGCTTTTATCGGCACCCAACGATGAGCGTGCTCAGTACTTGCAAACAAGTCATTTGTCCGAGCAGCCCGAGGATCTCAACGAGGCCAACTGGGAGGCAGATGGTTTGTTGCCACCGCCGGGATTATCGCGTTTGGTGCTTGGCCAGCCGGAGCTGGTGGAGCGACAACGGTTGGTCACTGGCACCGAGCAGCCAAATGCATTGCAACTGATGCGTCAAGCGGATGGCGAAGATACCTCCGAGGGCGAGCAGCAGCCAACGacgcagcaacagttgcaacagcagcagcagcaacagttgccgccAGCTCGACGTGTTGTTACCGGCGTGGAGACAACactaaacagcagcagcagcaacaacaacagtgttGTTCCAGAACAGCGTGAAGTGGTGCTCGATGGCGAGAATCTGGAGGATCAGCCAGTGTTGCTGCCAGTTGCAGtgcagccaacagcagccgATGCTGTTGTGGAACAGCAAACGGAGCTGCAACATGAGCAGCCAGAAATAacgttgcagcaacaacatcagcagcagcagcaacatcagcagcagcaacaacagttgtcCACGTCGATGACGCAACAATTGGGGCGTGGCAAACCACGTCCAGGCGCCTCGCTTGATCTGGAGTCGGAGGATGAGTCCGATGATTGGATGTTCAACGATCGCATTGAGCAATCGCTGCCGTCGCGTCGTCAACCAGATGAACGCAGCTTGCGCAACATGCGCAGCGGACGAcgtcacaacaacagcaacaatggaGGTGGCAACAACTATGAGGGGGAAACGGAGGATTCGGTGCGTGCGGCCAATGCAAATGTTCACAACGATGGCGGTAATAAATCGCTGCGTGATTCAAAGCGTCGCAGTCGCGAtgctgagcaacaacaacgtcaacagcAACGTCACGAGCCCAGCGAACGAAGCGCACGCAGCGAGAGGGAAAGGGAGcgtgaaagagagagggaacgTGAAAGGGAGCGTGAAAGGGAGAGGGAACGCAATCTGTGGCGTCGCGAGGAGAAACACGAGCGACGTCCacgctacagcaacaacagcaacagcaactatgACGGCGACTCGGATGCAGCCGATGTTCAAGCTCAGTCCGCAGCAGCTGCGGCCAGTGATGGaggaggcggtggcggtggcggtgatCGTGGCGGACGCAACAGCAAAGCGAGTCGCCCCAGACGCAGTGCAGCCCCCGATGATGACTACGATGATTATGCAGAGCAACAACCACGAGGTGGAAGCCATTATCAATCATTATCGCGTCGCGAAAAGTCGTCGCAGCATGAAAAGCTGCGCAGTCGACGCAGCCACGAAGGCGGCAGCGATGCGGGGCGTGGTCGCGAAGGCGGACGACGTCATCATCACGGACACGGAGCGTGGGATGCTCGAGATTACGAAGAATATCGTGGCAAGAGTTCACGCAACAGCGACTTGGAGAAAGAGCGCATCAatggcggaggaggaggaggaagcaGCAGTGGAAAGCGGGGGCAGCGGGGCAACTACAACGATCAGTATGGGAATGCGGCGTCTGCTTATGATCCCTACATGATGTACGATCAATTGTCACGCAATCCTCAAGTCTATGTCGATATGTATGCCAAGATCTACGGTCAGATGATCAACTCCATGGCTGCTCTCTCGAATGCAGCTGTCACAAAAACCTCGCCACATCAGTTGGTCGCAGCTCCAGGCGCAGCTCCTGCCTCCTCGCTGCCTCTTGGCGTTGATGCTGTGCTGGCTCAAGGCAACGCTGGCAATGAGGCCGCCTTGCTCAGGGAGCGTGAACG gtacacacacgcatacataacACAAGCCAATGAGTTCCATCGTCGTCGCCAAGAGCAGCTCAAGCTctatcagcaacaacaacagcaacatcaaggGAACAATAACTACACGGATCTCTTGAACGCAACTTTGGGCGAAGACTCGGCCAGTCTTTATGATGGCAGCGATACGCACAGCAATCGTCGCTTGTTGTTGGGCATCGCAAGTGCTCGCTCCCTCAGCAATTTGAACAGCGAGGCAGATGCTGCTGGAGGTTCAGGAGCTCCTGCTGGATACACACGATACTATGCTGGCTCGGAATGCGGCGTTGATATCAG AGCTGCTGTTGGCGCCACCGGCGGagagacgacaacaacgataCAAACGACGGCTGTGGCACGTCCGCCACGACGACGCACGCCTTTGCTGTACAATCGACCGCATCTGGTGGCCTCCTATTCGATGAGTCTGCTGCTCCGAGTGCGTCCCAAGTACGCGGGACGTGGTCGCTTGCGAAACGACGTCGAGGTGTCGGCGCCGAGGATTAAGGATGCCACGAGCAGTTTGTTGCGTGCGTATCCGGGTCCGTTGCAGGGTCGCAAGCTGCACAAGGACAAGATCATTAGCTTCTGCAAGGAGCAGATACGTTTGGGACCGGCGCGTGCTTGCACCGTGTTGTATGCCACACAGAAGAAACCGCTCGGCAGCGTGGAAAAGTATCGTGCCTCGCATGCGCTCATGTGGCATTTGCTTATACTTTTGCTGCGACAGAATGGC GTAATTGCGGACACCGATGTGGGTGACTTGTTGTTGGAGAATCAACGGGAATATCCTTATGCTCCCGACGCGGAAACCGAAACGGATTCAAACGAAACACGCGCCGATGCCAATGAGCTGCTCAACGATTCCGATGGCGAGCCAACGGCTGCGAATTTGCCTGCAGCAACTccggctgctgttgatgccgAACCGGATGCCGAAGATGCTGCTGGGAATAGCATCTCAGAGCAGGCGGCAACGGAACAATTTCGCAGCTATGTTCTCCGCGGCAATGTGGAGGAAGCATTGCAGTGGGCCACCGATCACAATCTGTGGACGCATGCCTTCTTCTTGGCGTTGTACGAGGATCGCTATGCGTTGACCGATGTGGCGCAAAAGTTCCTCAATCGCGCCATCAAGGCAAATGATCCGCTGCAAACGCTTTATCAAATGAAGAGCTGTCACACTCCTGCCTGTGTCACTCAGTTGCGTGACGAGCATTGGGGCGATTGGCGTTCGCATCTCTCCATCCTGGTGACGAACAAGTCCAGACAGCCGGAATACGATCGCAGTTCCGTGATTGCCCTCGGTGATACGCTCTTCCAGCGTGGCGACATCTATGCCGCACACTTTTGCTATCTCGTCGCCCAGGAGGAGTTCGGACGCTACGACAGCGCTGCCACCGAGCTGACCACGCTCACCGGCAATGTGCCAAG GCTCATTTTGCTTGGCGCCTCGCACTACAAGCCCTTCAATGAGTTTGCCAGCAACGAGGCGATCATCATGACGGAGATCTACGAGTATGCGCGTTCGCTGTACGATCAGAAGTTCAGCATTGCCAACTTCCAGCACTACAAGTTCCTGCTGGCCACACGCATTCTCGATTATGGTCAGCACTTCCGATGCACCAACTACTTGGAGCAGATAGCCAAGCACATTGAGCTGAAGCCGGAGAGCTACGATAGCGATTTCATACAGAGA GTTTGTGGCTTGGCGGAACGTTTGCGTTATCATGATCCGATATTGATCAATCGCGTTTCTTTTGCCAGTCCGCCAAATGCAACAGGACAAGCGACGCCGCAAACAACGGCGCCCGAGGAGAAGGAATGGCTGCGTCAACTGCGCTCGTTGGCCGATCAG cagcagccacaacaagtGCAACATCACGAGACGCTgcatgagcagcagcaacagcagcaaaatgaTATTGATCAGCAGTTTGTGGATTTGAATAAGCAAATGCGTGAGCTGAACATGCAATAcgaggagcaacagcaacagttgcagccatcgtatgagcagcagcaaccaccacaacagcaacaacaattgccgcCGCAACCAGATTATTATGAGACGCAAAGTCAAGAGCCAACAGCGCTGCACAACGATGCTTATGCGCCGCCACCAACCATGTACTACAATGccgatgcagcagcagcaccaccaccacaacagcaaccacaaccaATACAGCcagcaacacaacagcaacaaccacagcaaccacTGTACGATCCCACACAGCAACCAGCGGCTGTTTATGGTCACGTTGAGCCAGCGAGCGAAGCTTATGGCGAGCAGCAAGCAAGCTCAGCTTATGGCGGAGCTGGCTACGATTATTGGCCCAGcaatgtgcagcagcagcaacagcagccataTGGCGGCGACGAG CAGCTGGCGGAGAGCAATGAGCTGATTAGcgacaacattaacaacagcagcaacaatcatGATAGCAACGATGCTGAGAACAATGCTGAAattgaacagcagcagcagcacacgaACTtgagcaaccacaacagcaaccacaacaacagcaacaacaacaacattgacaaCAATCGCTTTAAACACAATGCGTTGACGCTGCCCGCTGCTGGCAACAAGGAGAAAAGCAAATTAGTGGCAcgtaaattgcaatttgcggcaacaaacgaaagcacaacagcaacaacaaccacaacaacagcagtagcagcagcagcagtagcagcagcaacaccaccaacaacaacaacaactccacAAAAGGCATTCAATTTGAATGAT caacaaatgcgaCCCACAATTTCGATGCCAAAATCAAAGAGttacgatgacgacgatggtGCTGGTGCATCGAACCAAGGTGCAACTGGCCCTGGTGGCGCCACCAAAGGTGCCTCAGCTGCTGGCAATGCAaccaacaagcagcagcaacaacaagaacagtcCGGCGCCGCAGGTTTGCCTGG GGGTCAGGGCAATCAGAATGCCGGGTGGTTTGGTGGCTTGTGGAACAAGTTCTCGCTGAAGCCGAAGAACCAAATGATCTTGCCGGACGACAAGAACCCGACGATTGTTTGGGACAAGGAACGCAAGTGCTGGACGAACACCGCCGAGGGCAATACCGAGGAGGCTGAATCGTTTAAGCCGCCACCAAAGATGAGCGACATGGgcatgggaatgggaatgggaatgccGAATACATTGGGCACGATCCCGACGCCATTGGCGACGCCTCAACTGCTGCCACAGCAatcacaaccacaacagcagcagccacaagaGATGCCCAATGCCAATCTCTATGACAACAGCCAGGTCGACTACGATTACAACAACTATACGGAGCAAGTGTATGCCACATCAACGCCAGCACCAACTTCAGCTCCAGtttcagctccagctccagttccaACTGTGCCCATGTCAGCTCCAACGccagcagccgctgctgctgctgctgcagctggcggACCGCAGCCAAAACTGCAATCAAACATGTTCAAAATCCAACGCAATCGCA CGTTGAAGAACTCGTATGTGGACGTGTTCAATCCATCGGGTGCTCCGATGACAGCGGCGCCGCAGACGGTGTTGGCGCCTTTGATGGCCCCGGTTGCTGTGCCCCAAGGCGGTTTCTTTGTGCCCGGCGCTGTGCCCCAGCAGCCGCAATAA